GGTGATGCACGTGGAGAGCACGTACATCACCGACTGGTCCACGGGCGCCTGACGCGGGCCGGGGCCCAGGTTGTGCGTCCCGTCGATGGGCACCCAGCCCTTGATGCGCTTGAGCGCGTCGAACATGCGGTCGCGGTTCACCGTGAGGTCACGCACCACGGGGAACTTGCTCATGGGCTCCAGCGTGATCGGCTGCTCCAGCTTGTCGATCAGCGCCGAGCACGCCATGCGCACGCGGCCATTGATGTTCATGGCGCAGCTACCGCAGATCTCCTCGAGACAAGCGGCGTCCCAGATCACCGGGGCCACCTTCTTGCCCTCCACCGTGACGGGGTTGCGCTGGATCTCCATCAGGCACGAGATGACGTTGGCGCCCTTCACATAGGGAACCTTGAACTCATCGAAGTGACCTGGCTTCGCGGGATCATCCTGCCGCCAGATGCGGAAGGTGATGGTCTTGTTGGTGACAGCGGATGCCTGTGCAGTGTCCATGTGGCTCGACCCTTCACTTCCAAATCAGTTGAGTGGTTCCCGTCTCAGGCGTACCAGCGCGGCTCGGGGTCCAGCACGGGCGTGGGGATGTCCTGGTAGTGGATCTGCGGGCCGGCCTCGGCGTACGTCGCGACGGTCGTCTTGGCCCACTTCTCGTGGCGCGCGCGCCACAACTGCATCCACTCCGGATCCTGCCGGGGGTCCTTCGTCTTCGGCTCGGGCAGCGTGAAGTCCGGCTTGTAGTGGGCGCCGCGGCTCTCGTCGCGGAGCAGCGCGCTGGTGGCGATGACCTCGCCCAGCTCGAACATGTTCCAGAGCTGGTTGGTGTACGACAGCGCGCGGTTGGCCACGTTGCCCGTGTCCAGCACGTTGACGTTCTTCCACCGGTCCTTGAGCTCGCGGATCTTCTCGACCGTCTTCTTCAGCCGGTCGTTGTAGCGCACGACGGTGCAGTTCTCCGTCATGGTGTCGCCCAGCTCCTTGGCCAGACCGTACGGGTTCTCCGAGCCACTCATCTTGATCATGGTGGCGAACCGGTCCTGCCAGTACTGCTTCGCGGACTGGAAGTGCTTCTCCGGCATCTCCGCGGCGCGCGTCTTCTGCTCCTTGGAGAAGGACGCCATGGCCGGGCCGCCGATCATGCCCGAGTAGATGCAGGACAGCAGCGAGTTGGCGCCCAGGCGGTTCGCGCCGTGGAAGG
This genomic window from Myxococcus hansupus contains:
- the sdhB gene encoding succinate dehydrogenase iron-sulfur subunit, whose product is MDTAQASAVTNKTITFRIWRQDDPAKPGHFDEFKVPYVKGANVISCLMEIQRNPVTVEGKKVAPVIWDAACLEEICGSCAMNINGRVRMACSALIDKLEQPITLEPMSKFPVVRDLTVNRDRMFDALKRIKGWVPIDGTHNLGPGPRQAPVDQSVMYVLSTCITCGSCLEACPQVTQDNDFVGAAAISQARLFNMNPTGKMNSEERTRSLMGPGGVQDCGKAQNCVKVCPKEIPLVTSIAVMNREVTKLTIKDIFFQDEAPKAHGSGPG